In Elephas maximus indicus isolate mEleMax1 chromosome 15, mEleMax1 primary haplotype, whole genome shotgun sequence, the following are encoded in one genomic region:
- the GPT gene encoding alanine aminotransferase 1 isoform X3 — MALRAGDQGQVAMNGLKEKVLTLDTMNQCVRRVEYAVRGPIMLRALELEQELRQGMKKPFTEVIRANIGDAQAMGQKPITFMRQVLALCVDPELLSSPHFPKDAKRRAERILQACGGHSLGAYSVSSGIQLIREDVAQYIERRDGGIPSDPNNIFLSTGASDAIVTVLKLLVAGEGRTRTGVLIPIPQYPLYSATLAELDAAQVNYYLDEEHAWALDVSELRRALVQARDRCRPRALCVINPGQVQTRECIEAVIRFAFEERLFLLADEVYQDNVYAEGSQFHSFKKVLTEMGPPYAAQQELASFHSVSKGYMGECGFRGGYVEVVNMDAAVQRQMLKLMSVRLCPPVPGQALLHTAVSPPQPSDPSFAQFQAERQAVLAELAAKAKLTEQIFSEAPGIRCNPVQGAMYSFPRVQLPPRAVQRAQELGLAPDMFFCMRLLEETGICVVPGSGFGQLEGTYHFRMTILPPMEKLRALLEKLSQFHAKFTLEYS; from the exons ATGGCCTTGAGGGCAGGTGACCAGGGGCAGGTTGCAATGAACGGGCTGAAAGAAAAGGTGCTGACGCTGGACACCATGAACCAGTGTGTGCGCAGGGTGGAATATGCGGTACGTGGCCCCATCATGCTTCGTGCCCTGGAGCTGGAGCAGGAGCTGCGCCAG GGCATGAAGAAACCTTTCACCGAAGTCATCCGTGCCAACATCGGGGACGCACAGGCCATGGGGCAAAAGCCCATCACCTTCATGCGCCAG GTCCTGGCCCTCTGTGTTGACCCTGAGCTCCTGAGCAGCCCCCACTTCCCCAAGGATGCCAAGAGAAGGGCAGAGCGCATTTTGCAGGCCTGCGGGGGCCACAGCCTGG GGGCCTACAGCGTCAGCTCCGGCATCCAGCTGATCCGCGAGGACGTGGCGCAGTACATCGAGCGGCGCGACGGAGGCATCCCCTCAGACCCCAACAACATCTTCCTGTCCACAGGAGCCAGCGACGCCATAGTG ACGGTGCTGAAGTTGCTGGTGGCCGGCGAGGGCCGCACGCGCACGGGCGTGCTCATCCCCATCCCGCAGTACCCGCTCTACTCCGCCACGCTGGCCGAGCTCGACGCCGCGCAAGTGAACTACTACTTGGACGAGGAACACGCCTGGGCGCTCGACGTGAGCGAGCTGCGGCGCGCGCTGGTCCAGGCGCGCGACCGATGCCGCCCGCGCGCGCTCTGCGTCATCAACCCCG GGCAGGTGCAGACCCGCGAGTGCATCGAAGCCGTGATCCGCTTCGCCTTCGAGGAGCGCCTATTCCTGCTGGCTGACGAG GTGTACCAGGACAACGTGTACGCGGAGGGCTCGCAGTTCCACTCCTTCAAGAAGGTGCTCACCGAAATGGGGCCGCCGTACGCCGCGCAGCAGGAGCTCGCCTCCTTCCACTCCGTTTCCAAGGGCTACATGGGCGA GTGCGGGTTTCGCGGCGGCTACGTGGAGGTCGTGAACATGGACGCCGCGGTGCAGCGGCAGATGCTGAAACTGATGAGCGTGCGGCTGTGCCCGCCGGTGCCCGGCCAAGCCCTGCTCCACACGGCGGTCAGCCCGCCCCAGCCCTCCGACCCCTCCTTTGCGCAGTTCCAGGCG GAGAGGCAGGCAGTGCTGGCCGAACTGGCGGCCAAGGCCAAGCTCACAGAGCAGATCTTCAGCGAGGCTCCCGGCATCCGCTGCAACCCGGTGCAGGGCGCCATGTACTCCTTCCCCCGCGTGCAGCTGCCCCCGCGCGCCGTGCAGCGCGCGCAG GAGCTGGGTCTGGCCCCGGACATGTTCTTCTGCATGCGCCTGCTGGAGGAGACCGGCATCTGCGTGGTGCCCGGGAGCGGCTTCGGGCAGCTGGAAGGCACATACCACTTCCG GATGACCATTCTGCCCCCCATGGAGAAGCTGCGGGCCCTGCTGGAGAAGCTGAGTCAGTTCCACGCCAAGTTCACCCTCGAGTACTCCTGA
- the GPT gene encoding alanine aminotransferase 1 isoform X2 produces the protein MALRAGDQGQVAMNGLKEKVLTLDTMNQCVRRVEYAVRGPIMLRALELEQELRQGMKKPFTEVIRANIGDAQAMGQKPITFMRQVLALCVDPELLSSPHFPKDAKRRAERILQACGGHSLGAYSVSSGIQLIREDVAQYIERRDGGIPSDPNNIFLSTGASDAIVTVLKLLVAGEGRTRTGVLIPIPQYPLYSATLAELDAAQVNYYLDEEHAWALDVSELRRALVQARDRCRPRALCVINPGNPTGQVQTRECIEAVIRFAFEERLFLLADEVYQDNVYAEGSQFHSFKKVLTEMGPPYAAQQELASFHSVSKGYMGECGFRGGYVEVVNMDAAVQRQMLKLMSVRLCPPVPGQALLHTAVSPPQPSDPSFAQFQAERQAVLAELAAKAKLTEQIFSEAPGIRCNPVQGAMYSFPRVQLPPRAVQRAQDDHSAPHGEAAGPAGEAESVPRQVHPRVLLRPSGDCADQAKPAGPPWESPCPGPWEFLGPSGLALVA, from the exons ATGGCCTTGAGGGCAGGTGACCAGGGGCAGGTTGCAATGAACGGGCTGAAAGAAAAGGTGCTGACGCTGGACACCATGAACCAGTGTGTGCGCAGGGTGGAATATGCGGTACGTGGCCCCATCATGCTTCGTGCCCTGGAGCTGGAGCAGGAGCTGCGCCAG GGCATGAAGAAACCTTTCACCGAAGTCATCCGTGCCAACATCGGGGACGCACAGGCCATGGGGCAAAAGCCCATCACCTTCATGCGCCAG GTCCTGGCCCTCTGTGTTGACCCTGAGCTCCTGAGCAGCCCCCACTTCCCCAAGGATGCCAAGAGAAGGGCAGAGCGCATTTTGCAGGCCTGCGGGGGCCACAGCCTGG GGGCCTACAGCGTCAGCTCCGGCATCCAGCTGATCCGCGAGGACGTGGCGCAGTACATCGAGCGGCGCGACGGAGGCATCCCCTCAGACCCCAACAACATCTTCCTGTCCACAGGAGCCAGCGACGCCATAGTG ACGGTGCTGAAGTTGCTGGTGGCCGGCGAGGGCCGCACGCGCACGGGCGTGCTCATCCCCATCCCGCAGTACCCGCTCTACTCCGCCACGCTGGCCGAGCTCGACGCCGCGCAAGTGAACTACTACTTGGACGAGGAACACGCCTGGGCGCTCGACGTGAGCGAGCTGCGGCGCGCGCTGGTCCAGGCGCGCGACCGATGCCGCCCGCGCGCGCTCTGCGTCATCAACCCCGGTAACCCCACCG GGCAGGTGCAGACCCGCGAGTGCATCGAAGCCGTGATCCGCTTCGCCTTCGAGGAGCGCCTATTCCTGCTGGCTGACGAG GTGTACCAGGACAACGTGTACGCGGAGGGCTCGCAGTTCCACTCCTTCAAGAAGGTGCTCACCGAAATGGGGCCGCCGTACGCCGCGCAGCAGGAGCTCGCCTCCTTCCACTCCGTTTCCAAGGGCTACATGGGCGA GTGCGGGTTTCGCGGCGGCTACGTGGAGGTCGTGAACATGGACGCCGCGGTGCAGCGGCAGATGCTGAAACTGATGAGCGTGCGGCTGTGCCCGCCGGTGCCCGGCCAAGCCCTGCTCCACACGGCGGTCAGCCCGCCCCAGCCCTCCGACCCCTCCTTTGCGCAGTTCCAGGCG GAGAGGCAGGCAGTGCTGGCCGAACTGGCGGCCAAGGCCAAGCTCACAGAGCAGATCTTCAGCGAGGCTCCCGGCATCCGCTGCAACCCGGTGCAGGGCGCCATGTACTCCTTCCCCCGCGTGCAGCTGCCCCCGCGCGCCGTGCAGCGCGCGCAG GATGACCATTCTGCCCCCCATGGAGAAGCTGCGGGCCCTGCTGGAGAAGCTGAGTCAGTTCCACGCCAAGTTCACCCTCGAGTACTCCTGAGACCGTCTGGGGACTGCGCAGACCAGGCCAAGCCGGCAGGGCCACCCTGGGAATCACCGTGCCCAGGACCCTGGGAATTTTTGGGGCCCTCTGGACTCGCTCTTGTTGCCTAG
- the GPT gene encoding alanine aminotransferase 1 isoform X1 has product MALRAGDQGQVAMNGLKEKVLTLDTMNQCVRRVEYAVRGPIMLRALELEQELRQGMKKPFTEVIRANIGDAQAMGQKPITFMRQVLALCVDPELLSSPHFPKDAKRRAERILQACGGHSLGAYSVSSGIQLIREDVAQYIERRDGGIPSDPNNIFLSTGASDAIVTVLKLLVAGEGRTRTGVLIPIPQYPLYSATLAELDAAQVNYYLDEEHAWALDVSELRRALVQARDRCRPRALCVINPGNPTGQVQTRECIEAVIRFAFEERLFLLADEVYQDNVYAEGSQFHSFKKVLTEMGPPYAAQQELASFHSVSKGYMGECGFRGGYVEVVNMDAAVQRQMLKLMSVRLCPPVPGQALLHTAVSPPQPSDPSFAQFQAERQAVLAELAAKAKLTEQIFSEAPGIRCNPVQGAMYSFPRVQLPPRAVQRAQELGLAPDMFFCMRLLEETGICVVPGSGFGQLEGTYHFRMTILPPMEKLRALLEKLSQFHAKFTLEYS; this is encoded by the exons ATGGCCTTGAGGGCAGGTGACCAGGGGCAGGTTGCAATGAACGGGCTGAAAGAAAAGGTGCTGACGCTGGACACCATGAACCAGTGTGTGCGCAGGGTGGAATATGCGGTACGTGGCCCCATCATGCTTCGTGCCCTGGAGCTGGAGCAGGAGCTGCGCCAG GGCATGAAGAAACCTTTCACCGAAGTCATCCGTGCCAACATCGGGGACGCACAGGCCATGGGGCAAAAGCCCATCACCTTCATGCGCCAG GTCCTGGCCCTCTGTGTTGACCCTGAGCTCCTGAGCAGCCCCCACTTCCCCAAGGATGCCAAGAGAAGGGCAGAGCGCATTTTGCAGGCCTGCGGGGGCCACAGCCTGG GGGCCTACAGCGTCAGCTCCGGCATCCAGCTGATCCGCGAGGACGTGGCGCAGTACATCGAGCGGCGCGACGGAGGCATCCCCTCAGACCCCAACAACATCTTCCTGTCCACAGGAGCCAGCGACGCCATAGTG ACGGTGCTGAAGTTGCTGGTGGCCGGCGAGGGCCGCACGCGCACGGGCGTGCTCATCCCCATCCCGCAGTACCCGCTCTACTCCGCCACGCTGGCCGAGCTCGACGCCGCGCAAGTGAACTACTACTTGGACGAGGAACACGCCTGGGCGCTCGACGTGAGCGAGCTGCGGCGCGCGCTGGTCCAGGCGCGCGACCGATGCCGCCCGCGCGCGCTCTGCGTCATCAACCCCGGTAACCCCACCG GGCAGGTGCAGACCCGCGAGTGCATCGAAGCCGTGATCCGCTTCGCCTTCGAGGAGCGCCTATTCCTGCTGGCTGACGAG GTGTACCAGGACAACGTGTACGCGGAGGGCTCGCAGTTCCACTCCTTCAAGAAGGTGCTCACCGAAATGGGGCCGCCGTACGCCGCGCAGCAGGAGCTCGCCTCCTTCCACTCCGTTTCCAAGGGCTACATGGGCGA GTGCGGGTTTCGCGGCGGCTACGTGGAGGTCGTGAACATGGACGCCGCGGTGCAGCGGCAGATGCTGAAACTGATGAGCGTGCGGCTGTGCCCGCCGGTGCCCGGCCAAGCCCTGCTCCACACGGCGGTCAGCCCGCCCCAGCCCTCCGACCCCTCCTTTGCGCAGTTCCAGGCG GAGAGGCAGGCAGTGCTGGCCGAACTGGCGGCCAAGGCCAAGCTCACAGAGCAGATCTTCAGCGAGGCTCCCGGCATCCGCTGCAACCCGGTGCAGGGCGCCATGTACTCCTTCCCCCGCGTGCAGCTGCCCCCGCGCGCCGTGCAGCGCGCGCAG GAGCTGGGTCTGGCCCCGGACATGTTCTTCTGCATGCGCCTGCTGGAGGAGACCGGCATCTGCGTGGTGCCCGGGAGCGGCTTCGGGCAGCTGGAAGGCACATACCACTTCCG GATGACCATTCTGCCCCCCATGGAGAAGCTGCGGGCCCTGCTGGAGAAGCTGAGTCAGTTCCACGCCAAGTTCACCCTCGAGTACTCCTGA
- the LOC126058720 gene encoding uncharacterized protein LOC126058720, whose product MAWPPLTPTVYGPGCCQGTKACGLGHSARAHSPGPQVHGGLLWGGCLGGQGPEGRQAGQSAESPFPAAQTQRSWSTGLKRKHIRAGWCTAGQALGTQRALHSAKLQAQGNGRLVPRGLIISLGDRGPGRDRPPTACWDLHILPHLAVGPQRRHLESNPLPLPIPQSQAKERTLQSTPGCPYLQRGPHGASGASFTSQRLHQCRCQLLIPLTLKDF is encoded by the exons ATGGCCTGGCCTCCCCTTACCCCCACAGTGTATGGCCCAGGGTGCTGTCAGGGCACAAAGGCCTGTGGGCTGGGCCACTCAGCACGTGCTCACAGTCCTGGGCCCCAGGTGCATGGGGGGCTGCTGTGGGGAGGCTGTCTAGGCGGCCAAGGCCCTGAGGGCAGGCAGGCTGGCCAGTCTGCGGAGTCACCTTTTCCGGCAGCACAAACACAGAGGAGCTGGAGCACCGGCCTGAAGAGGAAGCACATCAGAGCAGGCTGGTGCACTGCAGGGCAGGCTCTGGGAACCcag AGAGCACTGCACAGTGCAAAGCTGCAAGCACAGGGCAATGGCAGGCTGGTGCCCCGAGGGCTCATCATCTCCCTGGGGGACCGAGGACCAGGGAGGGACAG GCCACCCACAGCATGCTGGGACCTCCATATTCTGCCACACCTAGCTGTGGGACCTCAGAGAAGGCACCTGGAGAGCAACCCCTTGCCCCTGCCCATTCCACAGTCCCAGGCCAAGGAGAGGACCCTGCAGAGCACTCCAGGCTGCCCGTATCTACAGAGGGGCCCTCACGGGGCTTCAGGGGCCAGCTTCACTTCTCAGAGACTGCACCAATGTCGGTGCCAACTCCTTATTCCGCTAACCTTAAAGGATTTTTAA
- the MFSD3 gene encoding major facilitator superfamily domain-containing protein 3 isoform X2, which translates to MARRSHSAAALDPLLAPAARAKLLSMAALYLVQGLPYGLQSGLLPMLLRVRGLSLTRVGLAKGLYAPWLFKLVWAPLVDTRGPPRVWLALSTAALGVVCALLAALPPAEAGQVGLPVSAAVLLLLLNLGAAVQDVALDTLAVQLLEPTELGPGNTVQVVAYKLGAALAGGGLLALVPTLSWPLLFLLLAVTYLLAAALAWASPALQQLSQSQPLEPAPHPGHHLQALLAVPGTLWMAGFVLTYKLGEQGAGSLFPLLLLDHGASAPELGLWNGMGAVACSIAGSSLGGALLARHRQPLPLLRPVLQLRLVGLACQTALLFHLDALGTSVGPGLALLSLCLQHFLGGLVTTVTFTLMMRCSQLAHSALQDTLPLFPVHA; encoded by the exons ATGGCCCGGCGCTCCCACTCTGCCGCTGCCCTGGACCCTTTGCTGGCTCCAGCCGCGCGTGCAAAGCTGCTGTCGATGGCCGCCCTCTACCTGGTGCAAGGCCTGCCCTACGGGCTGCAATCTGGCCTGCTGCCTATGCTGCTGCGGGTCCGCGGCCTCTCATTGACGCGAGTGGGGCTGGCCAAGGGGCTGTATGCGCCATGGCTGTTCAAGCTGGTGTGGGCCCCACTAGTGGACACAAGGGGCCCTCCACGGGTCTGGTTGGCGCTCAGTACGGCTGCACTGGGTGTAGTGTGTGCGCTGCTGGCAGCGCTGCCTCCAGCAGAGGCTGGCCAGGTTGGGCTGCCGGTCTCCGCAGCAGTGTTGCTTCTGTTGCTAAACCTGGGAGCAGCCGTGCAGGACGTGGCCCTCGACACACTGGCTGTGCAGCTCCTGGAACCAACCGAGCTGGGCCCTGGCAACACAGTGCAGGTGGTTGCCTACAAGCTGGGAGCGGCTCTGGCTGGGGGTGGGCTGCTGGCCCTGGTGCCCACTCTCTCCTGGCCCCTGCTTTTCCTGCTCCTGGCTGTCACCTATCTGCTAGCTGCTGCACTGGCTTGGGCCTCACCAGCCCTGCAGCAGCTGTCACAATCTCAGCCTTTAGAGCCAGCCCCTCACCCTGGGCACCACCTGCAGGCCCTGCTGGCTGTGCCTGGGACTTTGTGGATGGCCGGCTTCGTGCTTACCTACAAGTTGG GTGAGCAGGGCGCTGGCAGCCTGTTCCCACTTCTCTTGCTGGACCATGGCGCCTCTGCCCCGGAGCTAGGACTGTGGAATGGCATGGGTGCAGTGGCCTGTTCCATCGCTGGCTCCTCTCTGGGTGGGGCCCTGCTGGCCAGGCACCG GCAGCCGCTGCCCCTCCTGAGGCCAGTGCTGCAGCTCCGCCTGGTGGGCCTTGCGTGCCAAACTGCTCTACTCTTTCACTTGGATGCCCTGGGGACCAGTGTGGGCCCAG GGCTGGCCTTATTGAGCCTGTGTCTGCAGCACTTCCTGGGGGGCCTGGTCACCACTGTTACCTTCACTCTGATGATGCGGTGTAGCCAGCTTGCACACAGTGCCTTGCAG
- the MFSD3 gene encoding major facilitator superfamily domain-containing protein 3 isoform X1 — protein sequence MARRSHSAAALDPLLAPAARAKLLSMAALYLVQGLPYGLQSGLLPMLLRVRGLSLTRVGLAKGLYAPWLFKLVWAPLVDTRGPPRVWLALSTAALGVVCALLAALPPAEAGQVGLPVSAAVLLLLLNLGAAVQDVALDTLAVQLLEPTELGPGNTVQVVAYKLGAALAGGGLLALVPTLSWPLLFLLLAVTYLLAAALAWASPALQQLSQSQPLEPAPHPGHHLQALLAVPGTLWMAGFVLTYKLGEQGAGSLFPLLLLDHGASAPELGLWNGMGAVACSIAGSSLGGALLARHRQPLPLLRPVLQLRLVGLACQTALLFHLDALGTSVGPGLALLSLCLQHFLGGLVTTVTFTLMMRCSQLAHSALQATHYSLLATLELLGKLLLGTLAGALADSLGLWPCFSLFLALSAVPTLYLGLAPSSLA from the exons ATGGCCCGGCGCTCCCACTCTGCCGCTGCCCTGGACCCTTTGCTGGCTCCAGCCGCGCGTGCAAAGCTGCTGTCGATGGCCGCCCTCTACCTGGTGCAAGGCCTGCCCTACGGGCTGCAATCTGGCCTGCTGCCTATGCTGCTGCGGGTCCGCGGCCTCTCATTGACGCGAGTGGGGCTGGCCAAGGGGCTGTATGCGCCATGGCTGTTCAAGCTGGTGTGGGCCCCACTAGTGGACACAAGGGGCCCTCCACGGGTCTGGTTGGCGCTCAGTACGGCTGCACTGGGTGTAGTGTGTGCGCTGCTGGCAGCGCTGCCTCCAGCAGAGGCTGGCCAGGTTGGGCTGCCGGTCTCCGCAGCAGTGTTGCTTCTGTTGCTAAACCTGGGAGCAGCCGTGCAGGACGTGGCCCTCGACACACTGGCTGTGCAGCTCCTGGAACCAACCGAGCTGGGCCCTGGCAACACAGTGCAGGTGGTTGCCTACAAGCTGGGAGCGGCTCTGGCTGGGGGTGGGCTGCTGGCCCTGGTGCCCACTCTCTCCTGGCCCCTGCTTTTCCTGCTCCTGGCTGTCACCTATCTGCTAGCTGCTGCACTGGCTTGGGCCTCACCAGCCCTGCAGCAGCTGTCACAATCTCAGCCTTTAGAGCCAGCCCCTCACCCTGGGCACCACCTGCAGGCCCTGCTGGCTGTGCCTGGGACTTTGTGGATGGCCGGCTTCGTGCTTACCTACAAGTTGG GTGAGCAGGGCGCTGGCAGCCTGTTCCCACTTCTCTTGCTGGACCATGGCGCCTCTGCCCCGGAGCTAGGACTGTGGAATGGCATGGGTGCAGTGGCCTGTTCCATCGCTGGCTCCTCTCTGGGTGGGGCCCTGCTGGCCAGGCACCG GCAGCCGCTGCCCCTCCTGAGGCCAGTGCTGCAGCTCCGCCTGGTGGGCCTTGCGTGCCAAACTGCTCTACTCTTTCACTTGGATGCCCTGGGGACCAGTGTGGGCCCAG GGCTGGCCTTATTGAGCCTGTGTCTGCAGCACTTCCTGGGGGGCCTGGTCACCACTGTTACCTTCACTCTGATGATGCGGTGTAGCCAGCTTGCACACAGTGCCTTGCAG GCCACACACTACAGCCTCCTGGCCACCCTCGAGCTGCTGGGAAAGCTGCTGCTGGGGACGCTGGCTGGGGCACTGGCCGACAGCCTGGGGCTGTGGCCCTGCTTCTCCCTTTTCCTGGCTCTCTCGGCTGTGCCCACTCTCTACTTGGGCCTGGCACCCAGCTCCTTGGCCTAG
- the PPP1R16A gene encoding protein phosphatase 1 regulatory subunit 16A, translating to MAEHLELLAEMPMVGRMSTQERLKHAQKRRAQQVRLWAQAEKEAHGRKDPREQPWRSTDCGRLEKRVLFPPGVVLLEAAARNDLEEVRQFLESGVSPNLANEDGLTALHQCCIDDFREMVQQLLEAGADVNACDSESWTPLHAAATCGHLHLVELLIARGADLLAVNTDGNMPYDLCEDEQTLDCLETAMADRGITQESIEDARGVPELRMLEDVRCLLHEGADLNAPRDHGATLLHIASANGFGEAAALLLEHRASLSAKDSDGWEPLHAAAYWGQVHLVELLVAHGADLNGKSLMDETPLDVCGDEEVRAKLLELKHKRDALLRAQGHRRSLLRRRTSSAGSRGKVVRRASLTQRSSLYRKEHAQEAIVWQQPSLTSPEPPEEDEDRQTNAELQPLPPEEADPEAAHPHNGRVGSPLGRHLYSKRLDRSVSYQLSPPDSSTAETLGRDKAHHTLAELKRQRATAKLQQPLPEGPGAPNSGLSADTETPQSEYGSGAGGDPPLLKLTAPSEEAPGEKRPCCLLM from the exons ATGGCCGAGCACTTGGAGCTGCTGGCAGAGATGCCCATGGTGGGCCGGATGAGCACCCAGGAGCGGCTGAAGCACGCCCAGAAGCGGCGTGCCCAGCAAGTGCGGCTGTGGGCCCAGGCCGAGAAGGAGGCGCACGGCAGAAAGGACCCCCGGGAGCAACCGTGGCGGAGCACAGACTGTGGCCGGTTGGAGAAGCGGGTCCTCTTCCCTCCTGGTGTCGTCCTCCTGGAGGCTGCTGCCCGAAACGACCTCGAGGAAG TCCGTCAGTTCCTTGAGAGCGGTGTCAGCCCCAACCTGGCCAATGAGGATGGCCTGACGGCACTACACCAG TGCTGCATCGACGACTTCCGGGAGATGGTGCAGCAGCTCCTGGAGGCTGGGGCCGACGTCAATGCCTGTGACAGTGAGTCCTGGACGCCCCTGCATGCTGCAGCCACCTGTGGCCACCTGCACCTGGTGGAGCTGCTCATTGCCCG TGGTGCCGATCTCCTGGCGGTCAACACCGACGGGAATATGCCCTATGACCTGTGTGAAGACGAGCAAACGCTGGACTGTCTGGAGACAGCCATGGCCGACCGTG GCATCACCCAGGAGAGCATCGAGGATGCACGGGGTGTACCAGAGCTGCGGATGCTGGAGGACGTCCGGTGCCTACTGCATGAGGGGGCGGACCTCAATGCCCCCCGGGACCATGGGGCCACGCTG CTACACATCGCTTCAGCCAACGGGTTTGGGGAGGCAGCCGCGCTGCTGCTGGAGCACCGGGCCAGCCTGAGCGCCAAAGACAGTGACGGCTGGGAGCCGCTGCACGCAGCAGCTTACTGGGGCCAG GTGCACCTGGTGGAGCTGCTTGTGGCACATGGGGCGGACTTGAACGGGAAGTCCCTGATGGATGAGACCCCGCTCG ACGTGTGTGGAGACGAGGAGGTGCGGGCCAAGCTGCTGGAGCTGAAGCACAAGAGGGACGCCCTCCTGCGGGCTCAGGGCCACCGGCGCTCCCTGCTGCGCCGCCGCACTTCCAGTGCTGGTAGCCGGGG gaagGTGGTGAGGCGGGCAAGCCTGACCCAGCGCTCCAGCCTGTACCGCAAGGAGCATGCCCAGGAGGCTATAGTGTGGCAGCAGCCTTCACTGACCAGCCCTGAGCCCCCTGAGGAGGATGAGGACCGCCAGACCAATGCTGAGCTCCAGCCACTACCCCCTGAG GAGGCAGACCCTGAGGCTGCCCACCCACATAACGGCCGTGTGGGGAGCCCCCTGGGGCGGCACCTGTACTCCAAGCGGTTGGACCGCAGTGTCTCCTACCAGCTGAGCCCTCCTGACAGCTCCACGGCTGAAACTCTTGGGAGGGACAAGGCCCACCACACCCTGGCGGAGCTCAAGCGCCAGCGAGCCACTGCCAAGCTGCAGCAACCCCTACCTGAGGGGCCTGGGGCCCCCAATTCTGGCCTGTCTGCTGACACTGAGACCCCCCAGTCTGAGTACGGCTCTGGGGCTGGCGGGGACCCGCCCCTGCTCAAATTGACAGCCCCCTCGGAGGAAGCCCCTGGGGAGAAGAGGCCATGCTGCCTGCTCATGTGA